The following are encoded in a window of Gramella sp. MT6 genomic DNA:
- a CDS encoding OsmC family protein, with protein MTSKVKYLGGLRTESEHLQSGSKMITDAPVDNHGKGQAFSPTDTVANALATCMLTVMGIKAESLGVNMDGASAEVTKTMAADPRRISRIDVNILFPETYGEKETKILENTGRTCPVLESLHPDIEKNISFKYS; from the coding sequence ATGACCTCTAAAGTAAAATACCTAGGTGGTTTAAGAACAGAGTCTGAGCACCTGCAAAGTGGTTCTAAAATGATCACAGATGCGCCGGTGGATAATCATGGCAAGGGCCAGGCTTTTTCACCAACAGATACGGTCGCCAATGCTCTGGCCACCTGTATGCTAACCGTTATGGGGATCAAAGCTGAATCTCTAGGGGTAAATATGGACGGAGCTTCTGCCGAGGTAACTAAAACCATGGCAGCAGATCCTCGAAGGATCTCCAGAATTGATGTGAATATACTTTTTCCTGAAACTTACGGCGAAAAGGAGACAAAGATCCTTGAAAACACTGGAAGAACCTGCCCAGTGCTTGAAAGTTTACATCCAGATATCGAGAAGAATATCTCTTTTAAATATTCATGA
- a CDS encoding DUF922 domain-containing protein, producing the protein MKSTGLLICYLFFFRAIWAQEQEKIKWQQERQLTWQDFKAEPDTTLSYSANTNSGISYTWNYSTATGVPILEHEVFTNFYPGRSWVQEDINERDYLLGHEQLHFDISELHARKLRKALAEYEIGRNIRQDLKRIYNRIESERVEMQNRFDKETSHSENRDAEMKWREFVSLELKKLENYSS; encoded by the coding sequence ATGAAAAGTACCGGGCTTTTAATCTGCTATCTTTTTTTCTTTAGAGCAATATGGGCTCAGGAACAAGAGAAGATCAAGTGGCAGCAGGAAAGGCAACTCACCTGGCAGGATTTTAAAGCTGAACCTGATACTACTTTATCATATTCCGCAAATACGAATTCAGGGATAAGCTATACCTGGAATTATAGCACGGCAACAGGAGTTCCTATTCTGGAACATGAGGTTTTCACCAATTTTTATCCAGGGCGTTCATGGGTGCAGGAAGATATAAATGAAAGGGATTATTTGCTAGGTCATGAGCAATTGCATTTTGATATTTCTGAATTGCATGCTCGTAAGCTTAGAAAAGCTTTAGCTGAATATGAAATTGGCAGAAATATTCGGCAGGATCTGAAACGTATTTATAATCGTATAGAATCTGAACGCGTTGAAATGCAGAATAGATTCGACAAGGAAACTTCCCACAGCGAAAATAGAGATGCTGAAATGAAGTGGCGTGAATTTGTTAGTTTAGAACTAAAGAAGCTGGAAAATTATTCCAGTTAA
- a CDS encoding nitronate monooxygenase yields MATNNKITQLFNIEYPLIQAGMIWASGWKLASAVSNAGGLGIIGSGSMYPDVLREHIQKCKKATDKPFAVNVPMLYPEIDKIMEIIIEEGVKIVFTSAGNPKTWTKHLQDHGTKVVHVVSSVKFAMKSEEAGVDAVVAEGFEAGGHNGRDETTTFTLIPMVKEKISIPLIAAGGIATGRGMLAAMVLGADAVQVGSRFVATPEASSHKNFKEMVVKAKEGDTVLTLKELAPVRLLKNKFYEDVQNLYSKAPSKEELIELLGRARAKKGMFEGDLEEGELEIGQISGLIHEIKPAAEIVNEMITEFEAAKKEVAEL; encoded by the coding sequence ATGGCTACCAACAATAAGATCACACAACTTTTTAATATAGAATATCCTTTGATCCAGGCAGGAATGATCTGGGCTAGTGGCTGGAAACTGGCGAGCGCGGTATCAAATGCCGGCGGACTGGGAATTATTGGCTCGGGATCTATGTATCCCGACGTTCTTAGAGAGCATATTCAGAAATGTAAAAAAGCAACAGATAAACCATTTGCGGTGAATGTTCCTATGCTCTATCCAGAGATCGATAAGATCATGGAGATCATTATTGAAGAAGGAGTAAAGATCGTATTCACTTCTGCCGGAAACCCGAAAACATGGACTAAACATCTACAGGATCATGGAACAAAGGTAGTACATGTAGTGAGCAGTGTGAAATTCGCAATGAAATCTGAAGAGGCTGGTGTAGATGCTGTAGTTGCCGAAGGTTTTGAAGCTGGTGGCCATAACGGGCGCGATGAGACCACTACCTTCACCCTAATCCCGATGGTAAAGGAAAAGATATCCATTCCTTTAATCGCTGCAGGTGGAATAGCAACCGGAAGAGGAATGCTGGCGGCAATGGTCCTTGGTGCAGATGCAGTACAGGTAGGCAGCCGATTTGTGGCCACTCCTGAAGCATCTTCGCATAAAAATTTCAAGGAAATGGTGGTGAAAGCAAAAGAAGGAGATACTGTTTTAACACTGAAAGAACTTGCTCCGGTTAGATTGCTGAAAAATAAATTTTATGAGGATGTGCAAAACCTATATTCCAAAGCCCCAAGCAAGGAAGAACTTATTGAATTATTAGGAAGAGCACGCGCAAAAAAAGGAATGTTTGAAGGTGATCTTGAAGAAGGGGAACTTGAAATAGGACAAATATCAGGACTCATTCATGAGATCAAACCGGCCGCTGAAATTGTAAATGAAATGATAACCGAATTTGAAGCAGCTAAAAAAGAAGTTGCTGAGCTTTAA
- the mnmA gene encoding tRNA 2-thiouridine(34) synthase MnmA, translating into MKKVVVGLSGGVDSSVSAYLLKEQGYEVIGLFMKNWHDDSVTISDECPWLDDSNDAMMVADKLGIPFQTVDLSEQYKERIVDYMFNEYEKGRTPNPDVLCNREIKFDVFMKIALSLGADYVATGHYCRKAEFKKDNETVYQLLSGKDNNKDQSYFLCQLTQEQLSKTLFPIGELQKSEVRKIAAEQDLVTAEKKDSQGLCFIGKVRLPDFLQQKLKPKEGVIVEVPADHDTYAEDDASFNNQIAQLKYLSKKFNYQLEDGKIVGKHQGAHYFTKGQRKGLAVGGTPEPLFVIDTDVDENVIYTGQGKDHPGIYRQGLFISQDEVHWVRRDLAIENGEELKVKARIRYRQPLQDATLYQTENGMYVIFEEPQASITEGQFVAWYKNEELLGSGVIS; encoded by the coding sequence ATGAAAAAAGTTGTAGTCGGTTTGTCCGGAGGTGTAGATTCAAGTGTTTCAGCCTATCTTTTAAAAGAGCAGGGTTATGAAGTGATTGGGCTGTTCATGAAGAACTGGCACGACGATTCAGTAACCATCTCTGATGAATGTCCCTGGCTGGATGATAGTAACGACGCCATGATGGTTGCCGATAAATTAGGTATTCCTTTTCAAACAGTTGACCTTAGCGAGCAGTACAAGGAACGTATCGTAGATTATATGTTTAATGAGTATGAGAAAGGTCGGACTCCAAATCCCGATGTACTTTGTAATCGTGAGATCAAATTCGACGTTTTCATGAAGATCGCTTTATCGCTCGGGGCAGATTACGTGGCAACCGGTCATTATTGCCGAAAAGCAGAATTCAAAAAGGATAATGAAACGGTTTACCAGCTTTTATCTGGAAAAGACAATAATAAGGACCAATCCTATTTTCTTTGCCAGTTAACCCAGGAACAACTTTCTAAAACTCTCTTCCCTATTGGCGAATTACAAAAATCTGAAGTTAGAAAGATCGCTGCAGAACAGGACCTGGTAACGGCTGAAAAGAAAGATTCTCAGGGACTTTGCTTTATAGGTAAAGTACGATTACCCGACTTTCTTCAACAGAAATTAAAACCGAAGGAAGGTGTTATTGTTGAAGTTCCGGCAGATCATGATACGTATGCTGAGGATGATGCCAGTTTTAATAACCAGATCGCTCAGTTAAAATATCTTTCTAAAAAATTCAACTATCAGTTGGAAGACGGGAAAATAGTGGGTAAACACCAGGGTGCACATTATTTCACCAAGGGCCAGAGAAAGGGCCTCGCTGTTGGCGGAACCCCTGAACCTTTGTTCGTGATAGATACAGACGTTGATGAGAACGTGATCTATACCGGCCAGGGTAAGGATCATCCGGGAATTTATCGTCAAGGACTTTTTATTTCCCAGGATGAAGTTCATTGGGTGCGCAGGGATCTGGCCATTGAAAATGGCGAAGAACTTAAGGTTAAAGCAAGGATAAGGTATCGCCAGCCATTACAGGATGCAACTCTTTACCAGACAGAAAATGGGATGTATGTGATCTTTGAAGAACCTCAGGCGTCCATTACCGAAGGTCAGTTCGTGGCCTGGTATAAAAACGAAGAGCTGTTAGGATCTGGTGTAATTTCTTAA
- a CDS encoding lipocalin family protein produces the protein MKKLLILLLSISLFTACSDDDDSGTEGNIVGTWRLAAATNVPGFTVDECTGQSTITFNADNTASSTFYSEVQEQCVANTDSGSWSNSSGSQYTIEIPGFDEPVDGTVTFSNENRFTFTPNDLPTSSLTFERN, from the coding sequence ATGAAAAAGCTCTTAATCTTACTATTATCAATAAGTTTATTCACCGCCTGTAGCGACGATGATGATTCAGGTACAGAAGGAAATATTGTTGGAACCTGGAGACTTGCAGCCGCTACCAATGTACCTGGCTTCACTGTTGATGAGTGCACCGGGCAATCTACCATAACTTTTAATGCGGATAATACAGCTTCTTCTACCTTCTATTCAGAGGTTCAGGAACAATGCGTGGCAAATACTGACAGTGGTTCGTGGAGTAATTCTTCCGGCTCACAATACACAATTGAAATACCAGGTTTTGATGAACCAGTAGATGGGACGGTAACTTTTAGTAATGAAAACAGGTTTACATTTACTCCGAATGATCTGCCAACTTCAAGCCTTACCTTTGAAAGAAATTAA
- a CDS encoding aspartic peptidase, translated as MNKHQFFLIISLYLSAICIGQENQFDAEGRRHGTWKVDFEGTSNPKFEGKFEHGKETGKFKFYKKGYYDHPAAIMNFVEGKDSVQVTYYTQKGAPISEGKMLDKKREGKWVYFHQESDSIMMTEDYKNDTLNGFQKTYFKNGKLAEKTEYIKGEKHGESIIYADNSQITKKLKYKDGQLHGPAEYYTAKGEKIMEGSYSEGSKSGHWKYYKDGELESEEDY; from the coding sequence ATGAATAAACATCAATTTTTTTTAATCATATCACTCTATTTATCAGCTATTTGTATAGGGCAAGAAAACCAGTTTGACGCCGAAGGACGTCGTCATGGCACCTGGAAAGTAGATTTTGAAGGTACTTCTAACCCTAAATTTGAAGGGAAATTCGAGCATGGAAAAGAAACTGGAAAATTTAAATTCTACAAAAAAGGATATTATGATCATCCGGCTGCAATCATGAATTTTGTAGAAGGAAAAGACTCAGTTCAGGTAACTTATTACACCCAGAAGGGTGCTCCAATTAGTGAAGGAAAGATGCTGGACAAAAAACGTGAAGGGAAATGGGTTTACTTTCATCAGGAATCAGATAGTATCATGATGACCGAGGATTATAAGAACGACACACTAAATGGTTTTCAAAAAACTTACTTTAAAAACGGGAAGCTTGCAGAGAAAACCGAATATATAAAAGGAGAAAAGCACGGAGAAAGCATTATTTATGCAGATAACAGCCAGATCACTAAAAAACTGAAATATAAGGACGGCCAATTACATGGCCCGGCAGAATATTATACCGCAAAAGGTGAAAAGATCATGGAAGGTTCTTATTCCGAAGGCAGTAAATCTGGGCATTGGAAATATTATAAAGACGGAGAACTAGAAAGCGAGGAAGATTATTAA
- a CDS encoding fasciclin domain-containing protein, producing the protein MNFILKNAKLSILALIICFGFTACDEDDDFQFDDDVTVDPGPDPADDTPVESNTIIDYLNANDDYSSLAAAIEAAGLTATLDGDTEYTLFAPDNDAFQALLDSNDDWTELGDIPTDVLTLVLMNHVRTGSVMSTDLSTGYITSLAEAGPDGEAVSLYVNTDDGVTLNGMSTVTTADTEVDNGVIHAVDAVIGLPDVTTFATADPTFSILVEALTREDSYTFIETLQGEGPYTVFAPTDDAFAALLEELEVEGLGDIDADLLADVLSYHVVTGDNVTSDELSDGMEVTTFLEEDFTINVAEDETVTITDVNERVSTVVAADVQATNGVIHAIDMVLLPTLE; encoded by the coding sequence ATGAATTTTATTTTAAAAAATGCGAAGTTAAGTATTCTTGCACTTATTATTTGCTTCGGATTCACAGCTTGTGATGAAGACGACGATTTCCAATTTGATGATGACGTGACGGTAGATCCGGGACCAGATCCTGCTGATGATACTCCGGTGGAATCTAACACGATCATTGATTATTTGAATGCGAACGACGATTATTCTTCACTAGCTGCGGCTATCGAAGCAGCAGGTCTTACTGCAACATTAGATGGAGATACTGAATATACCTTATTTGCTCCAGACAACGATGCATTCCAGGCACTGCTTGATTCAAATGACGACTGGACAGAATTAGGTGATATACCTACAGACGTATTAACCTTAGTGCTAATGAACCATGTACGAACAGGAAGCGTTATGTCTACAGATCTTTCAACCGGGTATATTACTAGTTTAGCTGAAGCTGGACCTGATGGTGAGGCCGTTAGCCTTTACGTTAATACAGATGATGGAGTAACGCTTAATGGTATGAGTACTGTTACTACTGCAGATACTGAAGTAGATAATGGAGTAATTCATGCTGTAGACGCGGTAATTGGACTTCCAGATGTAACTACGTTTGCAACTGCAGATCCAACATTCTCGATCCTTGTGGAAGCTTTGACCAGAGAAGATTCTTATACATTTATTGAAACTCTTCAGGGTGAAGGACCATATACAGTATTTGCTCCAACCGATGATGCTTTTGCTGCTTTACTTGAAGAATTGGAAGTAGAAGGACTTGGAGATATTGATGCAGATCTGTTAGCAGACGTACTTTCTTACCATGTAGTTACCGGAGATAATGTAACTTCAGATGAATTGTCAGATGGAATGGAGGTAACCACTTTCCTTGAAGAAGACTTTACTATTAATGTTGCGGAAGATGAAACTGTTACCATTACCGATGTTAATGAAAGAGTTTCAACCGTAGTTGCTGCAGATGTTCAGGCTACTAACGGTGTAATTCATGCAATCGATATGGTATTATTGCCAACATTAGAATAA
- the yidC gene encoding membrane protein insertase YidC, whose amino-acid sequence MEEKKIDIQSIIGFILIGGILLWMLYNNTPDETEAVDETTTEQVQQNTQESQTPDNQPESKTAQNDSTSLADAQRRLGAFGYSETLTSAQGGTTTISNDVLELKISNKGGYIEEARLKNFKTYDSLPVHLIKDGNASLNMTFSTTDGRTLNTENLYFEPSLTESNGNQILSMKLKVSEDEYLEYRYAMRPGEYMLDFSIRSQGLTSVLNSAETPVLDWKLKGYRHAKSISYENRYTDLIYEYDGDDDGSVSSGDEEEENISYIAYRQHFFSSILLTDNPFKTSTFEVENLVEDEEVDTVFTKTFASTIPLELKAGELNYSMNWYYGPSDYKILNDYDRNLDEIIPLGWGIFGWINKYLFIPFFAFLAGVLPSYGLAIIAMTIVVRIVLSPVTYKSYLSQAKMKILRPEINELNEKYKDNAMKKQQETMKLYSKAGASPMSGCLPALMQIPVFYALFQFFPSAFQLRQKSFLWADDLSSYDTIAQLPFTIPFYGDHVSLFPILASIAIFIYMMMTTGQNMQASQQPGMPNMKFLMYLSPLIMLIFFNNYASGLSLYYFTSNLITIGIMLVIKYAIIDEDKIHAKIQENKKKPKKQNRFTKKFQEMMEQAEEQQKKQKR is encoded by the coding sequence ATGGAAGAAAAGAAAATAGATATTCAATCTATAATTGGATTTATTCTAATTGGAGGTATCCTTTTATGGATGCTTTATAATAACACTCCTGATGAAACTGAAGCTGTAGACGAAACAACAACAGAACAGGTTCAACAAAACACACAGGAATCTCAAACCCCAGATAATCAACCGGAATCTAAAACGGCACAGAATGATTCTACTTCATTAGCAGACGCTCAGCGTAGATTAGGAGCATTTGGTTATTCTGAAACTCTTACTTCAGCACAGGGTGGTACCACAACTATTTCTAACGACGTTCTAGAACTAAAGATTTCCAATAAGGGTGGTTATATTGAGGAAGCCAGGCTTAAAAATTTCAAGACCTACGACTCACTCCCGGTACATCTTATTAAAGACGGGAATGCTTCTTTGAATATGACCTTCAGTACTACAGACGGTAGAACCCTGAATACTGAAAATCTCTATTTTGAACCTTCCCTTACAGAAAGCAACGGCAATCAAATCTTATCTATGAAACTTAAGGTTTCTGAAGATGAATACCTGGAATACCGCTATGCGATGCGCCCGGGCGAATATATGTTGGATTTCAGCATTCGATCACAAGGTTTAACTAGTGTTCTTAACTCGGCTGAAACTCCGGTTCTGGATTGGAAACTTAAAGGTTATCGCCATGCAAAAAGTATTTCTTATGAAAATAGGTATACAGACCTTATCTATGAATATGATGGAGATGATGATGGTAGTGTGAGCAGTGGAGATGAAGAAGAGGAGAATATTTCTTATATCGCTTACAGGCAGCATTTCTTTTCTTCTATTCTATTAACAGACAATCCATTTAAGACAAGTACTTTTGAAGTAGAAAATCTGGTTGAGGATGAAGAGGTAGATACTGTTTTTACCAAAACTTTTGCTTCTACTATTCCATTGGAGTTGAAAGCGGGAGAACTTAATTATAGTATGAACTGGTACTACGGTCCTTCAGACTATAAGATTCTGAACGATTATGATCGTAACCTTGACGAAATCATTCCTCTTGGATGGGGAATCTTTGGTTGGATCAATAAATATCTTTTCATACCATTCTTTGCGTTTTTAGCCGGAGTACTTCCAAGTTACGGCCTGGCGATCATCGCTATGACTATCGTGGTAAGAATCGTTTTATCCCCGGTAACATACAAATCCTATCTATCTCAAGCTAAGATGAAAATCCTTAGACCTGAGATCAATGAGCTAAACGAGAAGTATAAGGATAATGCTATGAAGAAGCAACAGGAAACTATGAAGCTTTATAGCAAGGCGGGAGCCAGCCCTATGAGTGGATGTTTACCTGCATTGATGCAGATCCCGGTATTCTATGCATTATTCCAGTTCTTCCCAAGTGCTTTTCAGCTAAGACAGAAAAGTTTCCTATGGGCAGATGACCTTTCAAGTTATGATACAATAGCTCAACTACCGTTCACTATTCCATTTTACGGTGATCACGTTAGTTTATTTCCTATCCTTGCTTCTATCGCCATATTCATTTATATGATGATGACCACAGGACAGAATATGCAGGCCAGCCAACAGCCTGGAATGCCTAACATGAAGTTCCTTATGTATCTTTCTCCACTTATTATGTTGATATTCTTCAATAATTACGCGAGTGGATTATCGCTTTATTACTTTACATCCAACCTTATTACAATAGGTATCATGCTGGTAATTAAATATGCGATCATCGATGAAGATAAGATCCATGCCAAGATCCAGGAGAACAAAAAGAAACCTAAAAAACAGAACAGGTTCACTAAAAAGTTCCAGGAGATGATGGAACAGGCAGAAGAACAACAAAAGAAACAGAAACGCTAA
- a CDS encoding CTP synthase: protein MADTKYIFVTGGVSSSLGKGIIAASLAKLLQARGFKATIQKLDPYINVDPGTLNPYEHGECYVTEDGAETDLDLGHYERFLNVNTSQANNVTTGRIYQSVIEKERRGEFLGKTVQVVPHITNEIKERIQILGKNGDYDIVITEIGGTVGDIESLPYIEAVRQLKWELGDDNALVIHLTLVPYLSAAGELKTKPTQHSVKTLMESGIKADILVCRTEHELSDDIRRKLAIFCNVRQEAVIQSIDAPTIYDVPNMMLEEGLDKVVLKKLALPDDSTPNLDRWNQFLKRHKNPKAEVHIGLIGKYVELQDSYKSILESFIHAGAENEVYVNVEYIHSEFINDSTIHNKISHLDGVLVAPGFGERGIEGKIDAVRYARENDLPFLGICLGMQMAVIEFARNVLQLKGANSTEMDADTKHPVIDLMEAQKEVTHKGGTMRLGSWDCDLTEGSIIHEVYGTDKIKERHRHRYEYNNKYKEQLENAGMLSTGINPETGLVEIIELKDHPWFVGVQYHPEYKSTVANPHPLFVSFVKAAHEHSVKQKNAKMAQK, encoded by the coding sequence ATGGCCGATACCAAGTATATTTTTGTTACAGGAGGTGTATCATCTTCCCTGGGAAAAGGGATCATTGCTGCTTCTTTAGCAAAGTTATTGCAGGCAAGGGGCTTTAAAGCTACTATTCAGAAACTGGATCCCTATATAAATGTTGATCCCGGAACTCTAAACCCCTACGAGCACGGAGAATGTTATGTAACTGAAGATGGCGCTGAAACAGACCTGGATCTTGGTCATTACGAACGTTTTCTTAATGTAAATACTTCCCAGGCAAACAATGTAACTACGGGAAGGATTTACCAGAGCGTTATAGAAAAAGAAAGACGTGGAGAATTCCTTGGAAAAACCGTTCAGGTTGTTCCACATATCACGAACGAAATAAAAGAAAGAATCCAGATCCTTGGAAAAAATGGTGATTATGATATCGTGATCACTGAAATTGGAGGAACCGTGGGTGATATTGAGTCTTTACCTTACATCGAAGCCGTAAGACAATTGAAATGGGAACTGGGAGATGATAACGCTTTAGTTATTCACCTTACTCTTGTCCCTTATCTTTCTGCAGCAGGTGAATTGAAAACAAAACCAACCCAGCACAGTGTAAAGACTTTGATGGAAAGTGGTATAAAAGCCGATATCCTGGTATGCCGTACAGAGCACGAACTTTCTGATGATATTCGAAGAAAGCTGGCTATATTCTGTAACGTACGTCAGGAGGCGGTAATCCAGAGCATCGATGCCCCTACCATTTATGATGTACCTAACATGATGTTGGAAGAAGGCCTGGATAAGGTGGTATTGAAGAAACTGGCCTTACCAGATGACTCTACTCCTAACCTGGACAGATGGAACCAATTCCTGAAAAGACATAAAAATCCAAAAGCCGAAGTTCATATAGGACTTATCGGGAAATATGTAGAGCTTCAGGATTCTTATAAATCTATACTTGAATCCTTTATTCATGCCGGTGCCGAAAATGAAGTTTATGTGAATGTTGAATATATTCATTCAGAATTCATCAATGACAGCACCATTCATAACAAAATAAGCCATCTTGACGGGGTTCTTGTAGCTCCCGGATTTGGTGAACGTGGAATTGAAGGTAAGATCGACGCGGTAAGATATGCTCGTGAAAACGACCTTCCATTCCTTGGAATTTGCCTTGGTATGCAAATGGCTGTGATTGAATTTGCCCGAAATGTATTGCAATTAAAAGGAGCAAATTCTACTGAAATGGATGCAGATACCAAACATCCTGTGATTGACCTTATGGAAGCTCAAAAAGAAGTTACCCATAAAGGTGGAACCATGCGTTTAGGCTCATGGGATTGTGACCTTACTGAGGGCTCAATCATTCATGAAGTCTACGGAACCGATAAGATCAAGGAACGCCATCGTCACCGTTACGAATACAATAATAAATACAAGGAACAATTAGAGAACGCCGGAATGCTAAGTACCGGTATCAATCCCGAAACCGGTCTGGTGGAGATCATAGAATTAAAAGATCATCCATGGTTTGTTGGGGTGCAATATCACCCGGAATATAAAAGTACTGTGGCCAACCCACATCCTCTTTTTGTGTCATTTGTGAAAGCTGCACATGAACATTCTGTAAAACAAAAAAATGCCAAGATGGCACAGAAATAA
- a CDS encoding DUF3820 family protein has product MHFGKYKDYYLSDIPEPYYVWFRQKGFPPGKLGDQMQQVFELKINSLEGLLRQIRKRYPRPRS; this is encoded by the coding sequence ATGCATTTTGGTAAGTATAAAGACTATTATCTTTCAGATATACCAGAGCCATATTATGTATGGTTCAGGCAAAAAGGTTTCCCGCCCGGGAAACTGGGCGACCAGATGCAGCAGGTTTTCGAATTGAAAATAAACAGCCTGGAAGGCCTGCTGAGACAGATCAGGAAAAGGTATCCACGCCCAAGATCCTAG
- a CDS encoding response regulator, which produces MKKIYLIDDQPISNFITKKLLELEGYTGEIIDFTDPEEAFRILKNDEGALIFLDLNMPLMNGWDFLNAMQANNMRHEVILLTSSTSKIDIDKAQEFPAVIKYMVKPMNKKKFLELSELINLPEISAARSK; this is translated from the coding sequence ATGAAGAAGATCTATTTGATAGACGACCAGCCTATCTCGAATTTTATCACCAAAAAATTACTTGAACTGGAAGGTTATACCGGGGAAATTATTGATTTTACAGATCCCGAAGAAGCTTTTCGCATACTTAAAAATGATGAAGGTGCCCTTATATTTTTGGATCTTAACATGCCATTAATGAACGGCTGGGATTTCTTGAATGCCATGCAAGCCAATAATATGAGGCATGAGGTTATCCTTTTAACTTCCAGCACCAGCAAAATAGATATAGATAAAGCACAGGAATTTCCAGCTGTCATTAAATACATGGTAAAACCCATGAATAAAAAGAAATTTCTCGAACTTTCAGAACTAATAAACTTACCTGAGATCAGTGCAGCCAGATCCAAATAA
- a CDS encoding histidine kinase, with the protein MHNLSQNSPQLYRITYEAYSKFANEVNRCSNLEEVAEVCKTHLKYLLNFHIIRMTIFQSGKLFTFELYGNKIWFDLKGESRLFPYEDELFKKGIPLITNEIPDKLVKDKVDLNDLYDPVLWGWCFDKSERKVLVSLLADQNKAFSVGDVDILKLMVDCIQAKFSEIYLKRQLAIQNQNLSEAYDTIKEKNEEIQRIVLNQKETIKARTSEIALKNEKLLHISVLNAHNVREPLSRIQGIIELFEFMDDETCRTELVPKLISSAREMDVVLKEVVEMASRELIELKAAEL; encoded by the coding sequence ATGCATAATCTTTCTCAAAATAGCCCTCAGCTATACCGAATCACTTATGAGGCATATTCAAAATTTGCCAATGAGGTAAACCGGTGTTCAAACCTTGAAGAGGTAGCAGAGGTCTGTAAGACCCATTTAAAGTATCTGCTTAATTTTCATATTATCAGGATGACCATATTCCAGAGTGGTAAATTATTCACTTTTGAATTATATGGGAACAAGATCTGGTTCGACCTGAAAGGTGAATCCAGGCTTTTTCCTTATGAAGATGAACTTTTTAAAAAAGGTATTCCTTTAATTACCAATGAGATCCCAGACAAACTGGTAAAAGATAAAGTAGACCTCAATGATCTTTACGACCCGGTACTTTGGGGTTGGTGTTTTGATAAGAGTGAACGGAAAGTATTAGTATCTTTGCTCGCCGATCAAAACAAAGCATTTTCTGTAGGTGATGTGGATATACTTAAATTAATGGTAGACTGTATCCAGGCAAAATTCAGCGAGATCTATCTGAAAAGGCAACTTGCCATCCAGAACCAGAACCTTTCTGAAGCCTATGATACTATTAAGGAGAAAAATGAGGAGATCCAGAGGATCGTTTTAAATCAAAAGGAAACGATCAAAGCCAGAACGAGCGAGATCGCGTTGAAAAATGAAAAACTCCTGCATATTTCGGTATTAAATGCTCACAATGTGCGAGAACCGCTTTCCAGGATACAAGGTATCATTGAACTTTTCGAATTTATGGACGATGAAACCTGCCGGACAGAGCTGGTACCGAAACTCATTTCCAGTGCCAGGGAAATGGATGTGGTATTAAAAGAAGTTGTAGAAATGGCATCCAGGGAGCTAATTGAACTAAAGGCCGCTGAACTATGA